From Pseudomonadota bacterium, a single genomic window includes:
- the aspS gene encoding aspartate--tRNA ligase yields the protein MRRSLEVLVSDITTATTAPPSAVSSTADPAAAPQAAATTPSVLLAVGRTHTCGDLRPEHRDQEVVLMGWVANRRDHGGAIFVDLRDRYGITQLVFRADVGAEAHRLAGDLRGEFCIAVRGRVADRGDNVNPKLPTGSVEVSVAQLEILSRSQTPPFSLDDETDTRESLRLRYRYLDLRRPALQRNFALRAAVSSATREQLSAEGFLELETPVLIKHTPGGARNFLVPSRLNPQQFYALAESPQLFKQLLMVAGFDRYFQIVRCFRDEDLRGDRQPEFTQIDLELAFAHEELLYGIVERLMARLFTQALGVTLPVPFPRMTYQEAIASYGCDKPDLRYDLRLTDVSDLCAGSGFRVFDGAIEAGGIVKALRLPGRASELSRKDLDALPELVRPVGAKGVAYARLQPAAGETSWQAPFAKALRPETMRAIDARLGATAGDVLLFLADQPGIANNALALLRAQMAERFGLIDHAAWAPLWVTDFPLLERSEAGAWVACHHPFTAPRPEDLPLLGTPAQGSVRARAYDFVLNGVEIAGGSIRNHEPEIQAQLFTAIGLSPAQAEAKFSFLLEAFRFGPPPHGGIAIGLDRLVMLMCGATSLRDVIAFPKTQKGTCLLTSAPGPAEAAQLRELHVRLAD from the coding sequence ATGAGGAGGTCGCTGGAGGTCCTCGTGTCCGACATCACTACCGCGACTACCGCACCACCGTCCGCAGTCTCGTCAACGGCCGACCCCGCCGCCGCACCGCAGGCCGCGGCCACGACGCCGAGCGTCCTGCTGGCGGTCGGTCGCACCCATACCTGCGGCGACCTGCGTCCCGAGCATCGCGACCAGGAGGTCGTGCTGATGGGCTGGGTCGCCAACCGCCGCGATCACGGCGGCGCGATCTTCGTCGACCTGCGCGACCGCTACGGCATCACGCAGCTCGTCTTTCGCGCGGATGTCGGCGCCGAGGCTCATCGCCTGGCTGGCGATCTGCGTGGCGAGTTCTGCATCGCCGTGCGCGGGCGCGTCGCCGACCGCGGCGACAACGTCAATCCCAAGCTCCCAACCGGCTCCGTGGAGGTCAGCGTGGCGCAGCTCGAGATCCTCTCGCGCTCGCAAACGCCGCCCTTCTCCCTCGACGACGAGACCGACACGCGCGAAAGCCTGCGCCTGCGCTACCGCTACCTCGATCTGCGGCGCCCCGCCCTGCAGCGCAACTTCGCGCTGCGGGCGGCGGTTAGCAGCGCCACGCGTGAGCAGCTCAGCGCGGAGGGCTTTCTCGAGCTCGAGACACCGGTGCTGATCAAGCACACGCCGGGTGGAGCGCGGAACTTCTTGGTGCCGAGTCGCCTCAACCCACAGCAGTTCTACGCGCTGGCGGAGTCGCCGCAGCTCTTCAAGCAGCTGCTGATGGTGGCTGGCTTCGACCGCTATTTCCAGATCGTGCGCTGCTTCCGCGATGAGGATCTGCGCGGTGACCGGCAGCCCGAGTTCACGCAGATCGACCTCGAGCTGGCCTTCGCCCATGAAGAGCTGCTCTACGGCATCGTCGAGCGCCTGATGGCCCGGCTCTTCACCCAGGCGCTCGGCGTGACGCTTCCCGTGCCCTTTCCGCGGATGACGTATCAGGAGGCCATCGCCAGCTACGGCTGCGACAAGCCCGATCTGCGCTATGACCTGCGCCTGACCGACGTCAGCGATCTCTGCGCCGGCTCTGGGTTCCGCGTCTTCGACGGCGCGATCGAGGCCGGGGGGATCGTCAAGGCGCTGCGCCTGCCCGGCCGCGCAAGCGAGCTCTCGCGCAAGGACCTCGACGCCCTACCTGAGCTGGTGCGTCCGGTCGGCGCCAAGGGCGTGGCCTATGCGCGCCTACAGCCGGCCGCTGGCGAGACGAGCTGGCAGGCCCCCTTCGCCAAGGCCTTGCGGCCGGAGACGATGCGCGCGATCGACGCCCGGCTCGGCGCCACGGCGGGCGACGTGCTGCTCTTCCTCGCCGATCAACCGGGCATCGCCAACAACGCGCTCGCCTTGCTGCGCGCGCAGATGGCCGAGCGCTTCGGGCTGATCGACCACGCTGCCTGGGCGCCGCTCTGGGTCACGGATTTTCCGCTGCTCGAGCGCAGCGAGGCTGGCGCCTGGGTCGCCTGCCATCATCCCTTCACCGCGCCGCGCCCGGAGGACCTGCCGCTGCTCGGCACCCCGGCGCAGGGCTCCGTGCGCGCCCGCGCCTACGACTTCGTGCTTAACGGCGTCGAGATCGCCGGCGGATCGATTCGCAATCACGAGCCGGAGATCCAAGCGCAGCTCTTCACCGCGATCGGCCTCAGCCCAGCACAAGCCGAGGCCAAGTTCTCCTTCCTGCTCGAGGCGTTTCGCTTCGGTCCCCCGCCGCACGGCGGCATCGCCATCGGCCTCGATCGGCTGGTGATGCTGATGTGCGGCGCCACCTCGCTGCGCGATGTCATCGCCTTCCCCAAGACCCAGAAGGGCACCTGCCTGCTGACCAGCGCTCCTGGCCCGGCGGAGGCGGCGCAGCTGCGCGAGCTGCACGTGCGGCTGGCCGACTGA
- a CDS encoding YbjN domain-containing protein, translating to MSASVQTIHDFFERYGWQCDFDGATATWVTGFRGKTANFNIMVHLTENWLYFIVSPFANAPQTVVCEQRLSQYLLRLNHTINLAKFSVDGEGDVVLTVEIPTEGLTYSQFRDGLNAVSYYADCHYLDVINLAQSASYVPAPVADEKWWASEVEAFELEKPN from the coding sequence ATGAGTGCCTCGGTCCAGACCATCCACGACTTCTTCGAGCGCTACGGCTGGCAGTGTGACTTCGACGGTGCGACCGCGACCTGGGTCACGGGCTTTCGCGGCAAGACCGCGAACTTCAACATCATGGTCCACCTGACGGAGAACTGGCTCTACTTCATCGTCAGCCCCTTCGCGAACGCGCCGCAGACCGTCGTTTGCGAACAGCGCCTCAGTCAGTATCTGCTGCGTCTCAATCACACGATCAACCTGGCGAAGTTCAGCGTCGACGGCGAGGGCGACGTCGTGCTCACGGTGGAAATACCAACCGAGGGCCTGACCTATAGTCAGTTCCGCGATGGGCTCAACGCCGTCAGCTACTACGCTGACTGCCACTACCTCGATGTGATCAACCTGGCGCAAAGCGCGAGCTATGTGCCGGCGCCGGTCGCCGACGAGAAGTGGTGGGCGAGCGAGGTCGAGGCCTTCGAGCTAGAGAAGCCCAACTGA
- the mtnP gene encoding S-methyl-5'-thioadenosine phosphorylase: MSAPAIGVVGGSGLYEIEGLTQARELRLETPFGAPSDAYVVGELAGRRAVFLPRHGRGHRLLPGEINYRANVHGFKQLGVRWLVSVSAVGSMREQIAPGELVIVDQFIDRTQGRAGSFFGEGVVGHVQFADPICGGLAAVLAAAAEQSGAVVHRGGTYLCIEGPQFSTRAESRLYRQWGVDVIGMTNLPEARLAREAGICYATLAMATDYDCWHEGHEDVSVQAVLAVMAGNVQRARGILAATIRTVDLGGACPHAEAGRRAVVSSPEGLDPRSRSRLDVILGESIASENRPQAEGPAK; this comes from the coding sequence ATGTCGGCTCCAGCCATTGGCGTGGTCGGTGGAAGCGGTCTCTACGAGATCGAGGGCCTCACCCAGGCGCGTGAGCTGCGGCTGGAGACGCCCTTTGGTGCGCCCTCGGACGCCTACGTCGTCGGCGAGCTCGCCGGGCGACGGGCAGTCTTCCTCCCACGGCATGGCCGCGGCCATCGCTTGCTGCCGGGCGAGATCAACTACCGCGCCAACGTGCACGGCTTCAAGCAGCTCGGCGTGCGCTGGCTGGTCTCTGTCAGCGCCGTCGGCAGCATGCGCGAGCAGATCGCGCCGGGTGAGCTGGTTATCGTCGATCAGTTCATCGATCGGACGCAGGGTCGCGCGGGCAGCTTCTTCGGCGAGGGCGTCGTCGGCCACGTTCAATTCGCGGATCCGATCTGTGGCGGGCTCGCCGCGGTGTTGGCCGCGGCGGCCGAGCAGAGCGGGGCAGTGGTGCATCGCGGTGGCACCTACCTTTGCATCGAGGGGCCCCAGTTCTCGACCCGCGCCGAGTCCCGGCTCTACCGGCAGTGGGGCGTGGACGTGATCGGCATGACCAACCTGCCCGAGGCGCGCCTGGCCCGCGAAGCCGGCATTTGCTACGCGACCTTGGCGATGGCCACCGACTATGACTGTTGGCATGAGGGCCACGAGGACGTCTCGGTGCAGGCCGTCCTCGCTGTCATGGCCGGCAACGTCCAGCGCGCGCGCGGTATTCTCGCCGCGACGATTCGCACCGTCGATCTCGGCGGCGCCTGTCCGCATGCCGAGGCTGGACGACGGGCGGTGGTGAGCTCGCCGGAGGGCCTCGACCCCCGCAGTCGATCGCGCTTGGACGTTATCCTCGGCGAGAGCATCGCCAGCGAAAATCGCCCCCAGGCAGAAGGACCTGCCAAATGA
- a CDS encoding cyclic nucleotide-binding domain-containing protein: MMNALDERLDRADEAWIAGQQAAALRRYCELLRGAPDSLYLWYRTAAALGALQGWAEAARGLELCAEALAEQGQLLLALGAAQDLGHADPAAAARVLRAIAERYGAGSPRLATGRSKPPPPPAPDAIAPEPEELRVAEGPALFALAHELCGDALQHWRRISAEPSPLPPHALLSALSAEDIVELGGLLQRRELAAGTVIVRQGDAGTSLFLLAHGLVAVERDGVTLAHLRPGAFFGEMALLTQEGRLASVTAERPALVFELARGALEDAVSGAPRLAEGLARAARQRLLRALLATSPLFRPLEPERREALVALFSAQVYERGEVVVHEGGAAEGLYVVLSGTVRVVRDDQGEPLLLADFGPGQVFGEISLLHQRPATATVTAVDRAVVLCLPRAAFNAHVSEFPEVVAHAYQLALEREASNAELGRSRPLLIDELDGAVIV; the protein is encoded by the coding sequence ATGATGAACGCATTGGACGAGCGACTGGATCGGGCCGATGAGGCGTGGATCGCCGGACAACAGGCCGCGGCGCTGCGCCGCTACTGCGAGCTGCTGCGCGGGGCGCCTGATTCCCTCTACCTCTGGTATCGCACGGCGGCTGCTTTGGGCGCGCTGCAGGGCTGGGCGGAGGCCGCGCGGGGGCTCGAGCTCTGCGCAGAGGCGCTCGCGGAGCAGGGCCAGCTCCTGCTCGCCTTGGGCGCGGCGCAGGACCTCGGGCACGCCGATCCTGCTGCGGCTGCGCGGGTCCTGCGCGCGATCGCCGAGCGCTATGGTGCCGGCTCCCCGCGTCTGGCCACGGGGCGATCGAAGCCGCCCCCGCCACCGGCCCCCGACGCCATTGCTCCCGAGCCCGAGGAGCTGAGGGTGGCCGAGGGCCCGGCCTTGTTTGCGTTGGCGCATGAGCTTTGCGGCGACGCGCTCCAGCACTGGCGCCGGATCAGCGCGGAGCCCTCCCCGCTGCCGCCCCACGCGCTCCTTTCGGCGCTCAGCGCGGAGGATATCGTCGAGCTCGGTGGCCTCCTGCAGCGGCGCGAGCTGGCGGCGGGAACGGTGATCGTGCGGCAGGGCGACGCGGGGACCTCGCTCTTCCTGCTCGCGCATGGGCTGGTGGCGGTGGAGCGCGACGGCGTGACGCTGGCGCACCTGCGGCCCGGCGCGTTCTTCGGCGAGATGGCCCTGCTGACGCAGGAAGGGCGCCTGGCCAGCGTCACGGCTGAGCGGCCGGCGCTGGTCTTCGAGTTGGCGCGCGGCGCGCTCGAGGACGCCGTCAGCGGTGCACCGCGCCTGGCCGAGGGGCTCGCGCGTGCGGCGCGGCAGCGCCTGTTGCGGGCGCTGCTTGCGACCTCGCCGCTCTTTCGGCCCCTCGAGCCCGAGCGGCGCGAGGCGTTGGTCGCGCTCTTCAGCGCGCAGGTCTATGAACGCGGTGAGGTGGTCGTGCACGAGGGGGGGGCGGCCGAGGGGCTCTACGTCGTGCTCAGCGGCACCGTGCGCGTGGTTCGCGACGACCAGGGGGAGCCGCTGCTGCTGGCCGACTTCGGTCCGGGGCAGGTCTTCGGTGAGATCTCGCTGCTGCACCAACGTCCGGCCACAGCGACCGTGACAGCCGTCGACCGCGCCGTCGTGCTCTGTCTACCGCGCGCGGCCTTCAATGCGCACGTCAGTGAGTTCCCCGAAGTGGTGGCGCACGCCTATCAGCTCGCCCTCGAGCGCGAGGCCAGCAACGCCGAGCTGGGGCGGAGCCGACCGCTTCTCATCGACGAGCTCGATGGCGCAGTGATCGTCTAG
- a CDS encoding glycerol-3-phosphate dehydrogenase/oxidase: protein MQPPSAPDQRRATLARLASECFDLVVVGGGINGAAIARDAALRGYRVALVERRDWASGTSSRSSRLIHGGLRYLEHGELALVAESLAERRQLSRLARHLVRPLPFVAPVYRGDRWPAALVELGLWIYDALALFQGHARHQYFGPRRLVGLLPGLRQQELRGGVLYYDGQTDDARLVLENVLDARQAGAAAASYCALEAFETLQGRVATAALRDQLSGARLQIRGRCWVLAAGPQTDELLTLVDPQHHPWLRPTKGVHIVLRGDRLSVPRALVAYHPRDARVLFVLPFFEHTVVGTTDTDLQAPAAGTQAAAEEVAYLLAAANHYFPDAGLRADDVLASWSGVRPLLASATSEHGNTSAVSREHRIAIRADGIIVVAGGKLTTYRRLAAETLEAARPLLDADRPPRGPSTTADRPLPGASGLRSEAELQRLVAGLREGLGGDERLAHHLATTYGVVATRLVARVAERPALGRRIVSGLPFIWAEVAHAAREELALNLDDVLVRRVQLFYRASDQGLAASEAVAEALAEALGWSADERARQVVAYHELVARNRAWRR, encoded by the coding sequence ATGCAGCCACCCTCGGCCCCCGATCAACGACGTGCGACGCTGGCGCGCTTGGCGTCCGAGTGCTTCGACCTGGTCGTCGTCGGTGGCGGAATCAATGGCGCCGCGATCGCGCGCGACGCTGCGTTGCGCGGTTACCGCGTCGCGCTCGTCGAGCGCCGCGACTGGGCGTCGGGCACCTCCAGCCGCTCGAGTCGGCTGATCCACGGCGGTCTGCGCTACCTCGAGCATGGCGAGCTGGCCTTGGTCGCCGAGAGCCTGGCGGAGCGCCGACAGCTGAGCCGACTCGCGCGCCATCTCGTGCGACCGCTGCCCTTCGTCGCGCCGGTCTATCGCGGTGATCGCTGGCCGGCCGCGCTCGTCGAGCTCGGGCTCTGGATCTACGACGCGCTGGCGCTCTTCCAAGGCCACGCGCGCCACCAATACTTCGGCCCGAGGCGCCTGGTCGGACTGCTGCCAGGGCTACGCCAGCAGGAGCTGCGCGGCGGTGTCCTCTACTACGATGGCCAGACGGACGATGCGCGCCTCGTGCTGGAGAACGTGCTCGACGCCCGGCAAGCCGGTGCGGCCGCTGCCAGCTACTGCGCGCTCGAGGCGTTCGAGACGCTTCAGGGTCGGGTTGCGACGGCAGCCCTGCGCGATCAACTCAGCGGCGCGCGGCTGCAGATCAGGGGGCGCTGTTGGGTCCTCGCCGCCGGCCCACAAACCGACGAGCTGCTGACGCTGGTCGATCCGCAACACCATCCCTGGCTGCGGCCGACAAAGGGCGTGCACATCGTCCTGCGGGGCGATCGCCTCAGCGTGCCGCGCGCGCTGGTGGCCTACCATCCGCGGGACGCTCGCGTGCTCTTCGTGCTTCCCTTCTTCGAGCATACGGTGGTCGGCACGACCGACACCGACCTCCAAGCGCCAGCCGCGGGCACGCAGGCCGCGGCCGAGGAGGTCGCATACCTGCTGGCGGCGGCGAACCACTACTTCCCGGACGCCGGGCTGCGCGCCGACGACGTCCTCGCCAGCTGGAGCGGCGTGCGTCCACTGCTGGCGTCGGCCACGTCCGAGCACGGCAATACGAGCGCCGTCTCGCGCGAACACCGCATCGCGATCCGCGCCGACGGGATCATCGTCGTCGCCGGAGGGAAGCTGACGACCTACCGTCGCCTGGCCGCTGAGACCCTCGAGGCAGCGCGTCCGTTGCTCGACGCCGACCGCCCGCCCCGCGGACCGAGCACCACCGCCGATCGACCCTTGCCGGGCGCCAGCGGCCTGCGCAGCGAGGCGGAGCTGCAGCGCCTCGTTGCCGGGCTGCGCGAGGGACTCGGCGGCGACGAGCGCCTCGCGCACCACCTGGCGACGACCTATGGCGTCGTCGCGACGCGCCTGGTCGCCCGGGTCGCCGAGCGGCCGGCGCTCGGGCGGCGCATCGTCAGCGGCCTGCCCTTCATTTGGGCCGAAGTCGCGCACGCCGCGCGCGAGGAGCTGGCGCTCAACCTCGACGACGTCCTGGTGCGCCGCGTCCAGCTCTTCTATCGAGCGAGCGACCAGGGGCTGGCGGCCAGCGAAGCGGTCGCGGAGGCTTTGGCCGAGGCGCTCGGCTGGAGCGCGGACGAGCGCGCGCGCCAGGTCGTCGCCTACCACGAGCTCGTGGCGCGCAATCGAGCCTGGCGGCGCTAG
- a CDS encoding metallophosphoesterase, with the protein MNSHSVRAMRIAHLSDLHLRTDLPIPRRAWLSQRVLGAINLSLRRGREYPERLVEVLWAELRQVAPDHLIVSGELTNLSLGGEFERARRALLALGLPSAAITVVPGNHDAYTWGSVRDGDFARVMADFLHTDLPSGSAGPYPLVHLRGPVAIVGLSSAVWSPPLMATGRVGATQLAAAEALLGHPEVRTRTRIVVVHHPPRSPHAHWHKRLVDGASLLAMLERTGADLLLHGHLHRSCADSLPGPAGQAIRVIGLTSSTWLSPDPARRARYNLLEVDAPGASPRVGSRRFAPALRAFVADS; encoded by the coding sequence ATGAATAGTCATAGCGTACGCGCGATGCGCATCGCTCACCTCTCGGATCTGCATCTGCGCACCGACCTGCCGATACCGCGCAGGGCGTGGCTGAGTCAGCGGGTCCTCGGCGCGATCAACCTGTCGCTGAGGCGCGGGCGGGAGTACCCGGAGCGCCTCGTCGAGGTGCTTTGGGCCGAGCTGAGGCAGGTGGCGCCCGATCATCTGATCGTCTCGGGCGAACTGACGAACCTCTCGCTGGGCGGCGAGTTCGAGCGGGCGCGGCGCGCGCTCCTGGCCCTGGGCCTGCCGAGCGCGGCGATCACGGTCGTCCCGGGCAATCATGACGCCTATACCTGGGGCAGCGTGCGCGACGGCGACTTCGCGCGGGTGATGGCTGACTTCCTGCACACAGACCTGCCTAGCGGCAGTGCGGGGCCCTATCCGCTGGTGCATCTGCGCGGACCCGTCGCGATCGTCGGTCTCAGCAGCGCCGTATGGTCGCCGCCGCTGATGGCTACCGGCCGCGTGGGCGCGACCCAGCTCGCGGCCGCCGAGGCGCTGCTCGGCCATCCCGAGGTGCGCACGCGTACGCGAATCGTCGTCGTGCATCACCCGCCGCGCTCGCCGCATGCACACTGGCATAAGCGGCTGGTCGACGGCGCGTCGCTGCTCGCGATGCTTGAGCGGACCGGCGCCGACCTGCTGCTCCACGGCCATCTGCATCGAAGCTGCGCCGACAGTCTGCCCGGCCCCGCGGGCCAGGCGATCCGCGTGATCGGGCTGACCTCGAGCACCTGGCTCAGCCCGGATCCCGCGCGGCGGGCGCGCTACAACCTCTTGGAGGTCGACGCCCCGGGCGCGTCGCCAAGGGTAGGGTCGCGCCGCTTCGCCCCGGCGCTGCGGGCCTTCGTCGCCGATTCCTGA
- a CDS encoding carbohydrate-binding family 9-like protein, with product MLQIGTRRALLACVGLVGVLACVEQEPDRPTATDWAAIGKQLLKSDPKPQFPVNADLEGKVIYLGLDVSPQPIIAGKPFTLTHYWRVKQPVPGWETFTHLTDPSLKQFINADHRAIGGRYPASMWKAGDVIRDEHTVSLPAGWPATRLEVFTGLWRESLRMRIKGPQDDKSRVLAASIPVAAGPTTRQERPALVRLIARQATGALKIDGKLDEASWRAAAPTGAFVDTLTGAAGEVRTTARMLWDARGLYVAFENADSDIWTTLKQRDDKLWTQEAVEIFLDADGDGRDYIELQVNPAGAIFDSYLSDYRENDNAWNSAIEAAVQVDGTLDRRDDVDRSWTVELFLPWRDVRGKEGVVGLGTPPSLGDRWRINFFRLDAPKGKAQLAVGWSPPLVGDFHKVDRFGELVFGDATGATVAATATPPAPAAAAKAALSTTKQKQHRPAQK from the coding sequence ATGTTGCAGATAGGGACGAGGCGCGCGCTGCTCGCCTGTGTCGGTCTGGTGGGCGTGCTCGCGTGTGTCGAGCAAGAGCCCGATCGCCCGACCGCCACCGACTGGGCGGCGATCGGCAAGCAGTTGCTCAAGAGCGATCCCAAACCGCAGTTTCCGGTGAACGCCGACCTCGAGGGCAAGGTGATCTACCTCGGGCTCGATGTCAGCCCGCAGCCGATCATCGCCGGCAAGCCCTTCACGCTGACGCACTACTGGCGAGTCAAGCAACCGGTGCCGGGCTGGGAGACCTTTACGCATCTCACCGACCCCAGCCTGAAGCAGTTCATCAACGCCGACCACCGGGCGATCGGTGGTCGGTATCCGGCGAGCATGTGGAAGGCCGGCGACGTGATTCGCGACGAGCACACCGTCTCGCTGCCCGCAGGGTGGCCGGCGACCCGACTCGAGGTCTTCACGGGGCTCTGGCGCGAGAGCCTGCGGATGCGGATCAAGGGCCCGCAGGACGATAAGAGTCGCGTGCTCGCCGCTTCGATCCCCGTCGCTGCCGGCCCGACGACCCGTCAGGAGCGCCCAGCGTTGGTGCGTCTGATCGCGCGACAGGCCACGGGCGCGCTGAAGATCGATGGCAAGCTCGACGAGGCGAGCTGGCGCGCGGCCGCGCCCACCGGCGCCTTCGTCGATACCTTGACCGGCGCGGCCGGCGAGGTGAGGACGACCGCCCGGATGCTTTGGGACGCGCGCGGGCTCTATGTCGCCTTCGAGAACGCCGACAGCGACATCTGGACCACCCTGAAGCAGCGCGACGACAAGCTCTGGACCCAGGAGGCCGTCGAGATCTTCCTCGACGCCGACGGGGACGGGCGCGACTACATCGAGCTGCAGGTCAACCCAGCCGGCGCGATCTTCGACAGCTACCTGTCCGACTACCGCGAGAACGACAATGCGTGGAACTCGGCGATCGAGGCCGCAGTGCAGGTCGACGGCACGCTAGACCGGCGGGACGACGTGGACCGTAGCTGGACGGTGGAGCTCTTCTTGCCGTGGCGCGACGTGCGCGGCAAGGAGGGCGTGGTGGGCCTGGGCACACCCCCCTCCCTCGGCGACCGCTGGCGGATCAACTTCTTCCGGCTTGATGCCCCGAAGGGGAAGGCGCAGCTTGCGGTCGGATGGTCGCCCCCGCTGGTCGGCGACTTCCATAAGGTCGACCGCTTCGGTGAGCTGGTTTTCGGCGACGCGACCGGTGCCACCGTCGCCGCCACGGCCACGCCTCCAGCCCCTGCCGCAGCGGCGAAGGCCGCGCTCAGCACGACGAAGCAGAAGCAACACAGGCCGGCGCAGAAGTAG
- the amrB gene encoding AmmeMemoRadiSam system protein B — MARPQQLRVAELAGSWYPATPAGCQASFGRFERGAVDSQRTQLVGGIVPHAGWAFSGAIAYNVVRELAAAASASETIVLFAGHLGPDAASTVMQHGQCWTPFGPLDTDEALVQQLATAAPLRAESPLNHTQDNSAEVVFPLIKHFFPAARLVILGAPPRAATLQLADAVVEAARRLGRPIAVIASTDLTHYGPNYGWTPQGSGAGAERWVRETNDPLFLAAACEGTPLEVLQTGRLHRNACCPGAVAAAWQCAQRLGASSGERLRYATSADVRPNASFVGYAGVVY, encoded by the coding sequence ATGGCCAGACCGCAACAGCTTCGCGTGGCCGAGTTGGCCGGAAGCTGGTATCCCGCGACGCCCGCGGGCTGCCAGGCGAGCTTCGGTCGCTTCGAGCGCGGCGCGGTCGACAGCCAGCGCACGCAGCTCGTCGGGGGCATCGTGCCGCACGCCGGCTGGGCCTTCTCTGGCGCGATCGCCTACAACGTCGTGCGCGAGCTCGCTGCGGCCGCCAGCGCCTCCGAGACGATCGTGCTCTTCGCTGGCCACCTCGGGCCCGACGCCGCGAGCACGGTGATGCAGCACGGCCAGTGCTGGACGCCCTTCGGCCCGCTCGACACCGATGAGGCCCTCGTGCAGCAGCTCGCCACCGCCGCGCCGCTGCGCGCGGAGAGCCCCCTCAACCACACGCAGGACAACTCCGCCGAGGTGGTGTTTCCGCTGATCAAGCATTTCTTCCCGGCCGCGCGCCTCGTGATCCTCGGCGCGCCGCCGCGGGCCGCGACGCTGCAGCTCGCGGACGCCGTGGTCGAGGCCGCGAGACGACTCGGCCGTCCGATCGCGGTGATCGCCTCGACGGACTTGACGCACTACGGTCCGAACTACGGCTGGACGCCACAGGGCAGCGGCGCCGGCGCCGAGCGCTGGGTGCGCGAGACCAATGACCCGCTCTTCCTCGCCGCAGCCTGTGAGGGCACGCCCCTCGAGGTGCTGCAAACCGGCCGCCTGCACCGCAATGCGTGTTGCCCTGGTGCCGTGGCCGCCGCCTGGCAATGCGCACAGCGCTTGGGCGCGAGCAGCGGCGAGCGCCTGCGCTACGCCACCAGCGCCGACGTGCGCCCCAATGCCAGCTTCGTCGGCTACGCCGGCGTGGTCTACTGA
- a CDS encoding NAD-dependent epimerase/dehydratase family protein, whose protein sequence is MVSDQDFSGEGVMAELEQVPAAMAMGKVLVTGGAGHLGANLVRRLLADGVVVRALVRRDSNNAALHGLDVEWCFGDLRDAEATALAARGCTHVYHCAASLSTVYGSVDAAREIYESNVLGTRNLLRAARLAEVARVVVTGSFSATGYDLDDPSRPANETMPFFPFARPLPYEQSKALAEHEALKAFADGLDVVVATSCAILGPHDHKPSRMGQVLCDFARGRVPAYIPGGFEFVAARDIVQGHLLAMARGRAGQKYIFATRFCTMDELMGWFEEVTGRRRPRLRLPPALMAGIAELVTPVLARLRPDASQRLTPGAVRILRMQRHADCTKARQELGYEPTAIVDAIREAYDDFVRRGLIDRPRRAAGGESEASASASAG, encoded by the coding sequence ATGGTAAGCGACCAGGACTTCAGTGGTGAGGGCGTGATGGCTGAGCTCGAGCAGGTTCCGGCGGCGATGGCGATGGGCAAGGTCCTGGTGACCGGCGGCGCCGGGCACCTCGGGGCGAATCTGGTGCGGCGATTGTTGGCGGATGGAGTCGTCGTGCGAGCGCTCGTGCGGCGCGACAGCAACAACGCCGCGCTGCACGGCCTCGATGTCGAGTGGTGCTTTGGCGATCTGCGCGACGCCGAGGCCACCGCGCTGGCCGCGCGGGGCTGCACCCACGTCTACCACTGCGCGGCCAGTCTCTCGACGGTCTACGGCAGCGTGGACGCGGCGCGCGAAATCTATGAGAGCAACGTCCTGGGCACGCGCAACCTGCTGCGGGCGGCGCGCCTCGCCGAGGTGGCGCGGGTGGTTGTGACCGGATCGTTCAGCGCCACGGGCTACGACCTCGACGATCCGAGCCGTCCGGCCAATGAGACGATGCCCTTCTTCCCCTTTGCGCGACCACTGCCCTACGAGCAATCGAAGGCCCTCGCCGAGCACGAGGCGCTGAAGGCCTTTGCCGACGGCCTCGACGTCGTGGTGGCCACCTCTTGCGCGATTCTCGGCCCCCACGACCACAAGCCCTCGCGGATGGGGCAGGTGCTCTGCGACTTCGCCCGCGGGCGCGTGCCGGCCTATATCCCGGGCGGCTTCGAGTTCGTCGCCGCGCGCGACATCGTGCAGGGTCATCTGCTGGCGATGGCGCGCGGACGCGCCGGACAGAAGTACATCTTCGCCACGCGCTTCTGCACGATGGACGAGCTGATGGGTTGGTTCGAAGAGGTGACCGGGCGGCGGCGCCCGCGGCTGCGGCTGCCGCCGGCGCTGATGGCCGGCATCGCCGAGCTCGTGACCCCCGTGCTGGCGCGCCTACGCCCCGACGCTTCGCAGCGGCTGACGCCGGGCGCCGTGCGCATCCTGCGCATGCAACGGCACGCCGACTGCACGAAGGCGCGGCAGGAGCTGGGCTACGAGCCGACCGCGATCGTCGACGCGATTCGCGAGGCCTATGACGACTTCGTGCGCCGAGGGCTGATCGATCGCCCGCGCAGGGCGGCCGGGGGGGAGTCCGAGGCCAGCGCGTCGGCCAGCGCGGGCTAG